One region of Pan paniscus chromosome 5, NHGRI_mPanPan1-v2.0_pri, whole genome shotgun sequence genomic DNA includes:
- the RIPK1 gene encoding receptor-interacting serine/threonine-protein kinase 1 isoform X4, with the protein MQPDMSLNVIKMKSSDFLESAELDSGGFGKVSLCFHRTQGLMIMKTVYKGPNCIEHNEALLEEAKMMNRLRHSRVVKLLGVIIEEGKYSLVMEYMEKGNLMHVLKAEIADLGLASFKMWSKLNNEEHNELREVDGTARKNGGTLYYMAPEHLNDVNAKPTEKSDVYSFAVVLWAIFANKEPYENAICEQQLIMCIKSGNRPDVDDITEYCPREIISLMKLCWEANPEARPTFPGIEEKFRPFYLSQLEESVEEDVKSLKKEYSNENAVVKRMQSLQLDCVAVPSSRSNSATEQPGSLHSSQGLGMGPVEESWFAPSLEHPQEENEPSLQSKLQDEANYHLYGSRMDRQTKQQPRQNVAYNREEERRRRVSHDPFAQQRPYENFQNTEGKGTAYSSAASHGNAVHQPSGLTSQPQVLYQNNGLYSSHGFGTRPLDPGTAGPRVWYRPIPSHMPSLHNIPVPETNYLGNTPTMPFGSLPPTDESIKYTIYNSTGIQIGAYNYMEIGGTSSSLLDSTNTNFKEEPAAKYQAIFDNTTSLTDKHLDPIRENLGKHWKNCARKLGFTQSQIDEIDHDYERDGLKEKVYQMLQKWVMREGIKGATVGKLAQALHQCSRIDLLSSLIYVSQN; encoded by the exons ATGCAACCAGACATGTCCTTGAATGTCATTAAGATGAAATCCAGTGACTTCCTGGAGAGTGCAGAACTGGACAGCGGAGGCTTCGGGAAGGTGTCTCTGTGTTTCCACAGAACCCAGGGACTCATGATCATGAAAACAGTGTACAAGGGGCCCAACTGCATTGA GCACAACGAGGCCCTCTTGGAGGAGGCGAAGATGATGAACAGACTGAGACACAGCCGGGTGGTGAAGCTCCTGGGCGTCATCATAGAGGAAGGGAAGTACTCCCTGGTGATGGAGTACATGGAGAAGGGCAACCTGATGCACGTGCTGAAAGCCGAG ATCGCAGACCTCGGCCTTGCCTCCTTTAAGATGTGGAGCAAACTGAATAATGAAGAGCACAATGAGCTGAGGGAAGTGGACGGCACCGCTAGGAAGAATGGCGGCACCCTCTACTACATGGCGCCCGAGCACCTGAATGACGTCAACGCAAAGCCCACAGAGAAGTCGGATGTGTACAGCTTTGCTGTAGTACTCTGGGCGATATTTGCAAATAAGGAGCCATATGAAA ATGCTATCTGTGAGCAGCAGTTGATAATGTGCATAAAATCTGGGAACAGGCCAGATGTGGATGACATCACTGAGTACTGCCCAAGAGAAATTATCAGTCTCATGAAGCTCTGCTGGGAAGCGAATCCGGAAGCTCGGCCGACATTTCCTG GCATTGAAGAAAAATTTAGGCCTTTTTATTTAAGTCAATTAGAAGAAAGTGTAGAAGAGGACGTGAAGAGTTTAAAG AAAGAGTATTCAAACGAAAATGCAGTTGTGAAGAGAATGCAGTCTCTTCAACTTGATTGTGTGGCAGTACCTTCAAGCCGGTCAAATTCAG CCACAGAACAGCCTGGTTCACTGCACAGTTCCCAGGGACTTGGGATGGGTCCTGTGGAGGAGTCCTGGTTTGCCCCCTCCCTGGAGCACCCACAAGAAGAGAATGAGCCCAGCCTGCAGAGTAAACTCCAAGACGAAGCCAACTACCATCTTTATGGCAGCCGCATGGACAGGCAGACGAAACAGCAGCCCAGACAGAATGTGGCTTACaacagagaggaggaaaggagacgCAGGGTCTCCCATGAcccttttgcacagcaaagacCTTACGAGAATTTTCAGAATACGGAGGGAAAAGGCACTGCTTATTCCAGTGCAGCCAGTCATGGTAATGCAGTGCACCAGCCCTCAGGGCTCACCAGCCAACCTCAAGTACTGTATCAGAACAATGGATTATATAGCTCACATGGCTTTGGAACAAGACCACTGGATCCAGGAACAGCAGGTCCCAGAGTTTGGTACAGGCCAATTCCAAGTCATATGCCTAGTCTGCATAATATCCCAGTGCCTGAGACCAACTATCTAGGAAATACACCCACCATGCCATTCGGCTCCTTGCCACCAACAG ATGAATCTATAAAATATACCATATACAATAGTACTGGCATTCAGATTGGAGCCTACAATTATATGGAGATTGGTGGGACGAGTTCATCACTACTAGACAGCACAAATACGAACTTCAAAGAAGAGCCAGCTGCTAAGTACCAAGCTATCTTTG ATAATACCACTAGTCTGACGGATAAACACCTGGACCCAATCAGGGAAAATCTGGGAAAGCACTGGAAAAACTGTGCCCGTAAACTGGGCTTCACACAATCTCAGATTGATGAAATTGACCATGACTATGAGCGAGATGGACTAAAAGAAAAGGTTTACCAGATGCTCCAAAAGTGGGTGATGAGGGAAGGCATTAAAGGAGCCACAGTGGGGAAGCTGGCCCAGGCGCTCCACCAGTGTTCCAGGATCGACCTTCTGAGCAGCTTGATTTACGTCAGCCAGAACTAA
- the RIPK1 gene encoding receptor-interacting serine/threonine-protein kinase 1 isoform X3, producing the protein MQPDMSLNVIKMKSSDFLESAELDSGGFGKVSLCFHRTQGLMIMKTVYKGPNCIEHNEALLEEAKMMNRLRHSRVVKLLGVIIEEGKYSLVMEYMEKGNLMHVLKAEMSTPLSVKGRIILEIIEGMCYLHGKGVIHKDLKPENILVDNDFHIKIADLGLASFKMWSKLNNEEHNELREVDGTARKNGGTLYYMAPEHLNDVNAKPTEKSDVYSFAVVLWAIFANKEPYENAICEQQLIMCIKSGNRPDVDDITEYCPREIISLMKLCWEANPEARPTFPGIEEKFRPFYLSQLEESVEEDVKSLKKEYSNENAVVKRMQSLQLDCVAVPSSRSNSATEQPGSLHSSQGLGMGPVEESWFAPSLEHPQEENEPSLQSKLQDEANYHLYGSRMDRQTKQQPRQNVAYNREEERRRRVSHDPFAQQRPYENFQNTEGKGTAYSSAASHGNAVHQPSGLTSQPQVLYQNNGLYSSHGFGTRPLDPGTAGPRVWYRPIPSHMPSLHNIPVPETNYLGNTPTMPFGSLPPTDESIKYTIYNSTGIQIGAYNYMEIGGTSSSLLDSTNTNFKEEPAAKYQAIFDNTTSLTDKHLDPIRENLGKHWKNCARKLGFTQSQIDEIDHDYERDGLKEKVYQMLQKWVMREGIKGATVGKLAQALHQCSRIDLLSSLIYVSQN; encoded by the exons ATGCAACCAGACATGTCCTTGAATGTCATTAAGATGAAATCCAGTGACTTCCTGGAGAGTGCAGAACTGGACAGCGGAGGCTTCGGGAAGGTGTCTCTGTGTTTCCACAGAACCCAGGGACTCATGATCATGAAAACAGTGTACAAGGGGCCCAACTGCATTGA GCACAACGAGGCCCTCTTGGAGGAGGCGAAGATGATGAACAGACTGAGACACAGCCGGGTGGTGAAGCTCCTGGGCGTCATCATAGAGGAAGGGAAGTACTCCCTGGTGATGGAGTACATGGAGAAGGGCAACCTGATGCACGTGCTGAAAGCCGAG ATGAGTACTCCGCTTTCTGTAAAAGGAAGGATAATTTTGGAAATCATTGAAGGAATGTGCTACTTACATGGAAAAGGCGTGATACACAAGGACCTGAAGCCTGAAAATATCCTTGTTGATAATGACTTCCACATTAAG ATCGCAGACCTCGGCCTTGCCTCCTTTAAGATGTGGAGCAAACTGAATAATGAAGAGCACAATGAGCTGAGGGAAGTGGACGGCACCGCTAGGAAGAATGGCGGCACCCTCTACTACATGGCGCCCGAGCACCTGAATGACGTCAACGCAAAGCCCACAGAGAAGTCGGATGTGTACAGCTTTGCTGTAGTACTCTGGGCGATATTTGCAAATAAGGAGCCATATGAAA ATGCTATCTGTGAGCAGCAGTTGATAATGTGCATAAAATCTGGGAACAGGCCAGATGTGGATGACATCACTGAGTACTGCCCAAGAGAAATTATCAGTCTCATGAAGCTCTGCTGGGAAGCGAATCCGGAAGCTCGGCCGACATTTCCTG GCATTGAAGAAAAATTTAGGCCTTTTTATTTAAGTCAATTAGAAGAAAGTGTAGAAGAGGACGTGAAGAGTTTAAAG AAAGAGTATTCAAACGAAAATGCAGTTGTGAAGAGAATGCAGTCTCTTCAACTTGATTGTGTGGCAGTACCTTCAAGCCGGTCAAATTCAG CCACAGAACAGCCTGGTTCACTGCACAGTTCCCAGGGACTTGGGATGGGTCCTGTGGAGGAGTCCTGGTTTGCCCCCTCCCTGGAGCACCCACAAGAAGAGAATGAGCCCAGCCTGCAGAGTAAACTCCAAGACGAAGCCAACTACCATCTTTATGGCAGCCGCATGGACAGGCAGACGAAACAGCAGCCCAGACAGAATGTGGCTTACaacagagaggaggaaaggagacgCAGGGTCTCCCATGAcccttttgcacagcaaagacCTTACGAGAATTTTCAGAATACGGAGGGAAAAGGCACTGCTTATTCCAGTGCAGCCAGTCATGGTAATGCAGTGCACCAGCCCTCAGGGCTCACCAGCCAACCTCAAGTACTGTATCAGAACAATGGATTATATAGCTCACATGGCTTTGGAACAAGACCACTGGATCCAGGAACAGCAGGTCCCAGAGTTTGGTACAGGCCAATTCCAAGTCATATGCCTAGTCTGCATAATATCCCAGTGCCTGAGACCAACTATCTAGGAAATACACCCACCATGCCATTCGGCTCCTTGCCACCAACAG ATGAATCTATAAAATATACCATATACAATAGTACTGGCATTCAGATTGGAGCCTACAATTATATGGAGATTGGTGGGACGAGTTCATCACTACTAGACAGCACAAATACGAACTTCAAAGAAGAGCCAGCTGCTAAGTACCAAGCTATCTTTG ATAATACCACTAGTCTGACGGATAAACACCTGGACCCAATCAGGGAAAATCTGGGAAAGCACTGGAAAAACTGTGCCCGTAAACTGGGCTTCACACAATCTCAGATTGATGAAATTGACCATGACTATGAGCGAGATGGACTAAAAGAAAAGGTTTACCAGATGCTCCAAAAGTGGGTGATGAGGGAAGGCATTAAAGGAGCCACAGTGGGGAAGCTGGCCCAGGCGCTCCACCAGTGTTCCAGGATCGACCTTCTGAGCAGCTTGATTTACGTCAGCCAGAACTAA
- the RIPK1 gene encoding receptor-interacting serine/threonine-protein kinase 1 isoform X5, whose product MSTPLSVKGRIILEIIEGMCYLHGKGVIHKDLKPENILVDNDFHIKIADLGLASFKMWSKLNNEEHNELREVDGTARKNGGTLYYMAPEHLNDVNAKPTEKSDVYSFAVVLWAIFANKEPYENAICEQQLIMCIKSGNRPDVDDITEYCPREIISLMKLCWEANPEARPTFPGIEEKFRPFYLSQLEESVEEDVKSLKKEYSNENAVVKRMQSLQLDCVAVPSSRSNSATEQPGSLHSSQGLGMGPVEESWFAPSLEHPQEENEPSLQSKLQDEANYHLYGSRMDRQTKQQPRQNVAYNREEERRRRVSHDPFAQQRPYENFQNTEGKGTAYSSAASHGNAVHQPSGLTSQPQVLYQNNGLYSSHGFGTRPLDPGTAGPRVWYRPIPSHMPSLHNIPVPETNYLGNTPTMPFGSLPPTDESIKYTIYNSTGIQIGAYNYMEIGGTSSSLLDSTNTNFKEEPAAKYQAIFDNTTSLTDKHLDPIRENLGKHWKNCARKLGFTQSQIDEIDHDYERDGLKEKVYQMLQKWVMREGIKGATVGKLAQALHQCSRIDLLSSLIYVSQN is encoded by the exons ATGAGTACTCCGCTTTCTGTAAAAGGAAGGATAATTTTGGAAATCATTGAAGGAATGTGCTACTTACATGGAAAAGGCGTGATACACAAGGACCTGAAGCCTGAAAATATCCTTGTTGATAATGACTTCCACATTAAG ATCGCAGACCTCGGCCTTGCCTCCTTTAAGATGTGGAGCAAACTGAATAATGAAGAGCACAATGAGCTGAGGGAAGTGGACGGCACCGCTAGGAAGAATGGCGGCACCCTCTACTACATGGCGCCCGAGCACCTGAATGACGTCAACGCAAAGCCCACAGAGAAGTCGGATGTGTACAGCTTTGCTGTAGTACTCTGGGCGATATTTGCAAATAAGGAGCCATATGAAA ATGCTATCTGTGAGCAGCAGTTGATAATGTGCATAAAATCTGGGAACAGGCCAGATGTGGATGACATCACTGAGTACTGCCCAAGAGAAATTATCAGTCTCATGAAGCTCTGCTGGGAAGCGAATCCGGAAGCTCGGCCGACATTTCCTG GCATTGAAGAAAAATTTAGGCCTTTTTATTTAAGTCAATTAGAAGAAAGTGTAGAAGAGGACGTGAAGAGTTTAAAG AAAGAGTATTCAAACGAAAATGCAGTTGTGAAGAGAATGCAGTCTCTTCAACTTGATTGTGTGGCAGTACCTTCAAGCCGGTCAAATTCAG CCACAGAACAGCCTGGTTCACTGCACAGTTCCCAGGGACTTGGGATGGGTCCTGTGGAGGAGTCCTGGTTTGCCCCCTCCCTGGAGCACCCACAAGAAGAGAATGAGCCCAGCCTGCAGAGTAAACTCCAAGACGAAGCCAACTACCATCTTTATGGCAGCCGCATGGACAGGCAGACGAAACAGCAGCCCAGACAGAATGTGGCTTACaacagagaggaggaaaggagacgCAGGGTCTCCCATGAcccttttgcacagcaaagacCTTACGAGAATTTTCAGAATACGGAGGGAAAAGGCACTGCTTATTCCAGTGCAGCCAGTCATGGTAATGCAGTGCACCAGCCCTCAGGGCTCACCAGCCAACCTCAAGTACTGTATCAGAACAATGGATTATATAGCTCACATGGCTTTGGAACAAGACCACTGGATCCAGGAACAGCAGGTCCCAGAGTTTGGTACAGGCCAATTCCAAGTCATATGCCTAGTCTGCATAATATCCCAGTGCCTGAGACCAACTATCTAGGAAATACACCCACCATGCCATTCGGCTCCTTGCCACCAACAG ATGAATCTATAAAATATACCATATACAATAGTACTGGCATTCAGATTGGAGCCTACAATTATATGGAGATTGGTGGGACGAGTTCATCACTACTAGACAGCACAAATACGAACTTCAAAGAAGAGCCAGCTGCTAAGTACCAAGCTATCTTTG ATAATACCACTAGTCTGACGGATAAACACCTGGACCCAATCAGGGAAAATCTGGGAAAGCACTGGAAAAACTGTGCCCGTAAACTGGGCTTCACACAATCTCAGATTGATGAAATTGACCATGACTATGAGCGAGATGGACTAAAAGAAAAGGTTTACCAGATGCTCCAAAAGTGGGTGATGAGGGAAGGCATTAAAGGAGCCACAGTGGGGAAGCTGGCCCAGGCGCTCCACCAGTGTTCCAGGATCGACCTTCTGAGCAGCTTGATTTACGTCAGCCAGAACTAA
- the RIPK1 gene encoding receptor-interacting serine/threonine-protein kinase 1 isoform X6 has translation MWSKLNNEEHNELREVDGTARKNGGTLYYMAPEHLNDVNAKPTEKSDVYSFAVVLWAIFANKEPYENAICEQQLIMCIKSGNRPDVDDITEYCPREIISLMKLCWEANPEARPTFPGIEEKFRPFYLSQLEESVEEDVKSLKKEYSNENAVVKRMQSLQLDCVAVPSSRSNSATEQPGSLHSSQGLGMGPVEESWFAPSLEHPQEENEPSLQSKLQDEANYHLYGSRMDRQTKQQPRQNVAYNREEERRRRVSHDPFAQQRPYENFQNTEGKGTAYSSAASHGNAVHQPSGLTSQPQVLYQNNGLYSSHGFGTRPLDPGTAGPRVWYRPIPSHMPSLHNIPVPETNYLGNTPTMPFGSLPPTDESIKYTIYNSTGIQIGAYNYMEIGGTSSSLLDSTNTNFKEEPAAKYQAIFDNTTSLTDKHLDPIRENLGKHWKNCARKLGFTQSQIDEIDHDYERDGLKEKVYQMLQKWVMREGIKGATVGKLAQALHQCSRIDLLSSLIYVSQN, from the exons ATGTGGAGCAAACTGAATAATGAAGAGCACAATGAGCTGAGGGAAGTGGACGGCACCGCTAGGAAGAATGGCGGCACCCTCTACTACATGGCGCCCGAGCACCTGAATGACGTCAACGCAAAGCCCACAGAGAAGTCGGATGTGTACAGCTTTGCTGTAGTACTCTGGGCGATATTTGCAAATAAGGAGCCATATGAAA ATGCTATCTGTGAGCAGCAGTTGATAATGTGCATAAAATCTGGGAACAGGCCAGATGTGGATGACATCACTGAGTACTGCCCAAGAGAAATTATCAGTCTCATGAAGCTCTGCTGGGAAGCGAATCCGGAAGCTCGGCCGACATTTCCTG GCATTGAAGAAAAATTTAGGCCTTTTTATTTAAGTCAATTAGAAGAAAGTGTAGAAGAGGACGTGAAGAGTTTAAAG AAAGAGTATTCAAACGAAAATGCAGTTGTGAAGAGAATGCAGTCTCTTCAACTTGATTGTGTGGCAGTACCTTCAAGCCGGTCAAATTCAG CCACAGAACAGCCTGGTTCACTGCACAGTTCCCAGGGACTTGGGATGGGTCCTGTGGAGGAGTCCTGGTTTGCCCCCTCCCTGGAGCACCCACAAGAAGAGAATGAGCCCAGCCTGCAGAGTAAACTCCAAGACGAAGCCAACTACCATCTTTATGGCAGCCGCATGGACAGGCAGACGAAACAGCAGCCCAGACAGAATGTGGCTTACaacagagaggaggaaaggagacgCAGGGTCTCCCATGAcccttttgcacagcaaagacCTTACGAGAATTTTCAGAATACGGAGGGAAAAGGCACTGCTTATTCCAGTGCAGCCAGTCATGGTAATGCAGTGCACCAGCCCTCAGGGCTCACCAGCCAACCTCAAGTACTGTATCAGAACAATGGATTATATAGCTCACATGGCTTTGGAACAAGACCACTGGATCCAGGAACAGCAGGTCCCAGAGTTTGGTACAGGCCAATTCCAAGTCATATGCCTAGTCTGCATAATATCCCAGTGCCTGAGACCAACTATCTAGGAAATACACCCACCATGCCATTCGGCTCCTTGCCACCAACAG ATGAATCTATAAAATATACCATATACAATAGTACTGGCATTCAGATTGGAGCCTACAATTATATGGAGATTGGTGGGACGAGTTCATCACTACTAGACAGCACAAATACGAACTTCAAAGAAGAGCCAGCTGCTAAGTACCAAGCTATCTTTG ATAATACCACTAGTCTGACGGATAAACACCTGGACCCAATCAGGGAAAATCTGGGAAAGCACTGGAAAAACTGTGCCCGTAAACTGGGCTTCACACAATCTCAGATTGATGAAATTGACCATGACTATGAGCGAGATGGACTAAAAGAAAAGGTTTACCAGATGCTCCAAAAGTGGGTGATGAGGGAAGGCATTAAAGGAGCCACAGTGGGGAAGCTGGCCCAGGCGCTCCACCAGTGTTCCAGGATCGACCTTCTGAGCAGCTTGATTTACGTCAGCCAGAACTAA